The Euphorbia lathyris chromosome 3, ddEupLath1.1, whole genome shotgun sequence genome contains a region encoding:
- the LOC136223023 gene encoding uncharacterized protein produces MVKTENGIKYAFHLVTTQFGNLVCESLFILKVCEYLLSKGSLTLPNIVRYTELSQTQVKNSLLVLIQHNCVQAFPLEESGGGFQATPKLITQYVALFDNILHRLRFPKFLTVITQEFESDKLCVQIVEGLLQHGRLSLKQIVDRANSNHKEGNSIGLDTVQEKLGRLLRDHFVERCPDPEPFVAPPTEEETAAKKRGAKSAKIVVESQTLEDRVLAAAVPMDSKRFLPIEQSGGENDQDSLEKHAGDKRKLDASEPDINSEVAEDQCVLWRANFEEFIRRLRHKACVEHVRARLDDGAAIVISSMLGASRTEEKKVKIASSVPLSISSIYDEVIKSEKGRNLTFDHIRAALLELGSPPPFVMVIDDSYSIDFKHIIEEAQRNEVESLVLKRYGRDAYRMFRLLSKAGRLLETDKISDTVFVEKKETTKILYKLWQDDYLQMEKLVVGTATFLLWKVKQHVLWEHVLDEMFHAALNLSLRVSYELEQRKEILNLPADRREGTMKDKYENLKKMRFLMESSLMKLDDAIMLFHHF; encoded by the exons ATGGTGAAGACTGAGAACGGTATCAAATATGCCTTCCATCTCGTCACCACTCAGTTTGGCAATCTAGTCTGTGAGTCTCTCTTTATACTA AAAGTCTGTGAATATCTCCTCAGCAAAGGATCTCTTACCCTCCCAAACATTGTTCGTTACACCGAGCTCTCTCAAACGCAAGTTAAAAATAGTCTACTTGTATTAATTCAGCACAACTGTGTTCAAGCTTTCCCTCTCGAAGAATCAG GCGGTGGTTTTCAAGCTACACCAAAACTAATTACTCAGTACGTCGCCTTGTTTGATAACATACTTCATCGTCTGAGGTTCCCAAAATTTCTGACGGTTATTACTCAAGAATTTGAATCTGATAAATTG TGTGTACAAATTGTTGAGGGTTTGCTTCAACATGGTAGACTTTCATTGAAGCAGATAGTTGATAGAGCTAACTCAAATCACAAGGAAG GAAATAGTATTGGTCTTGATACTGTACAAGAAAAACTTGGTAGGCTTTTGAGGGACCATTTTGTTGAACGTTGTCCAGACCCTGAACCTTTTGTTGCTCCACCAACTGAAGAAGAAACTGCAGCAAAGAAGAGAGGTGCTAAGTCTGCTAAG ATAGTTGTCGAATCACAAACTCTAGAAGACCGTGTGCTGGCAGCTGCAGTGCCTATGGATTCAAAAAGATTTCTGCCTATTGAACAGAGTGGTGGAGAAAATGACCAGGATTCCCTTGAAAAACATGCTGGAGACAAG CGGAAGCTTGATGCTTCAGAGCCTGATATAAATAGTGAGGTTGCAGAAGATCAATGTGTTCTTTGGCGTGCAAATTTTGAAGAATTTATTCGTCGGCTTAGACATAAG GCTTGCGTTGAGCATGTGAGAGCACGTCTGGATGATGGAGCTGCCATTGTCATAAGTTCAATGCTAGGAGCATCGAGAACTGaagaaaaaaaagtgaaaatagCAAGTTCAG TTCCACTATCGATCAGCTCTATTTATGATGAAGTAATTAAAAGTGAAAAGGGCCGTAACCTGACATTTGATCATATTAGAGCTGCCCTCCTTGAGTTGGGTTCTCCTCCACCATTTGTAATGGTGATTGATGATTCCTATAGCATAG ATTTTAAACATATTATTGAAGAAGCCCAGAGAAATGAG GTTGAGTCGCTCGTGTTAAAAAGATACGGGAGAGATGCTTATAGAATGTTCAGGTTGCTGTCAAAGGCTGGTCGCTTACTTGAGACTGATAAG ATTTCAGATACAGTATTTGTTGAGAAGAAGGAAACAACTAAAATTCTTTACAAGTTATGGCAGGACGACTACTTGCAAATGGAG AAGCTAGTTGTGGGGACTGCAACATTCTTGTTGTGGAAGGTAAAACAACATGTGCTTTGGGAACATGTTCTGGATGAGATGTTTCATGCTGCGTTAAATTTGAGTCTTCGAGTGTCTTATGAGCTGGAACAGCGAAAGGAG ATTCTAAATCTTCCAGCTGATAGACGGGAGGGGACGATGAAAGATAAATATGAGAACCTTAAAAAAATGAGATTTCTGATGGAATCGTCATTGATGAAACTTGATGATGCCATTATGCTCTTCCATCACTTCTAA